One segment of Buteo buteo chromosome 6, bButBut1.hap1.1, whole genome shotgun sequence DNA contains the following:
- the PROX2 gene encoding prospero homeobox protein 2, with amino-acid sequence MIPNQLRVSSPVSRQEQETMDGRTGSEQDRDRVTSGHSQGLKLEPCFQTDSLLPSPSASLISQLLSHPMVGRSLDPTIIFPSSQAVALPQDYKCGASPGEGAQALAFPRTRAPAPVPCAAGRDQLSDQHLQDQLSSQHLRAKRARVESIIQGMSLLPTPQAFGTSLEAAFGHERERGGEMPRESKRKPRVPQQATGAAGQAAPMAGSPHAEGCQQLKEQLCFLEQQLRRLQEKFSQVCDSGDTAQTQEGAEKAHPLPEKPGDRPDEDSATATSDARKAPLWKSVLEVRGLEEEEDSGDTGGLPSAARVLSQALKHELAGVTSQVVDSVLKTVWPKAANHLLQQHRSLPVPGPDVRREYFAAGKCRKPLAKPSPRNAPGSLGSPQAEALSGASGKSLGSHAGSFSSKGVRKPSQVPSMGYSLVSAAPVQDSQLLSQLLGYGQHSLWGSSSRGSPSALERGPLEPLDLHWGTVKLRSSVVRQQQQQHPLPLSPADMESLALLPAGRDGCGELQAAMDGVPFASTHMQEALTPGHLKKAKLMFFFTRYPSSTLLKTYFLDVQFSRCITSQLIKWFSNFREFYYIQVEKFARQALVEGVVDAGTLRVSRDSELFRALNMHYNKGNDFEVPGRFLEVASLTLREFFSAIRAGKDADPSWKKPIYKIISKLDSNIPEGFKAAGCSQELLRS; translated from the exons ATGATCCCCAATCAGCTGAGGGTCAGCTCTCCAGTGTCTAGGCAGGAACAAGAGACGATGGATGGCAGGACTGGCTCTGAGCAGGACAGAGACCGTGTTACTTCAGGGCACAGCCAGGGGCTAAAGTTGGAGCCCTGTTTCCAGACTGACTCTCTCTTGCCTTCCCCCAGTGCGTCCCTGATATCACAGCTCCTCAGCCACCCGATGGTTGGCAGGAGCCTGGATCCCACCatcattttcccttcctctcagGCAGTGGCCCTGCCTCAGGACTACAAGTGTGGTGCATCTCCTGGAGAAGGAGCGCAAGCCCTGGCTTTCCCCAGGACCCGTGCCCCGGCTCctgtgccctgtgctgctggcagggaccAGCTCTCTGACCAGCACCTACAGGACCAGCTCTCCAGCCAGCACCTACGAGCCAAACGGGCCAGGGTGGAGAGCATCATCCAAGGCATGAGCCTCCTACCAACCCCTCAGGCATTTGGCACCAGCCTGGAGGCAGCTTTTGGGCATGAGAGGGAGAGGGGCGGTGAGATGCCCCGGGAGAGTAAGAGGAAGCCGAGGGTTCCCCAGCAGGCCACAGGAGCAGCCGGGCAAGCGGCCCCCATGGCGGGCAGCCCTCATGCTGagggctgccagcagctgaaggagcagctctgctttttagAGCAGCAACTGAGGCGGCTTCAGGAGAAGTTCTCCCAGGTCTGCGACTCTGGGGACACTGCCCAAACCCAGGAAGGTGCTGAGAAAGCGCATCCACTGCCTGAAAAGCCTGGAGACAGACCAGACGAGGACAGCGCCACTGCCACCAGCGACGCACGCAAAGCACCTCTCTGGAAGAGTGTCCTGGAGGTGCGTggtctggaggaggaggaggacagcgGCGACACAGGTGGCCTGCCCTCAGCAGCGAGGGTCCTCTCGCAGGCGCTGAAGCACGAGCTGGCCGGGGTGACGTCGCAGGTGGTGGACTCTGTCCTGAAGACTGTCTGGCCGAAGGCAGCCAACcaccttctgcagcagcacCGCAGCCTCCCAGTGCCAGGGCCTGATGTGAGGAGAGAGTATTTTGCTGCTGGGAAATGCAGAAAGCCACTTGCTAAGCCATCTCCCAGGAATGCGCCAGGCTCGCTGGGCTCACCTCAGGCTGAGGCCCTGTCAGGAGCTTCAGGGAAGAGCCTGGGCTCTCATGCTGGCTCCTTCAGTTCAAAGGGGGTCAGAAAACCCTCTCAGGTACCCAGCATGGGTTATTCGCTGGTCTCGGCTGCCCCAGTCCAGGACAGCCAGCTGCTGAGCCAGCTGCTGGGCTACGGCCAGCACAGCCTCTGGGGCAGTAGCTCTCGTGGGAGCCCCTCTGCTCTGGAGAGGGGTCCTCTGGAGCCCCTCGACTTGCACTGGGGAACCGTCAAACTGAGGTCGTCGGTcgtgaggcagcagcagcagcagcatcccctgcccCTGAGCCCTGCCGACATGGAGAGCCTGGCGCTGCTGCCGGCTGGCAGGGATGGCTGCGGGGAGCTGCAGGCTGCGATGGATGGCGTGCCCTTCGCCTCCACCCAT ATGCAGGAGGCGCTGACCCCCGGCCACCTGAAGAAGGCCaagctgatgtttttcttcactCGCTACCCTAGCTCCACTCTGCTGAAGACCTACTTCCTTGACGTGCAG tTCAGCCGCTGCATCACCTCCCAGCTCATCAAGTGGTTCAGCAACTTCCGCGAGTTTTACTACATCCAGGTGGAGAAGTTTGCTCGGCAGGCCCTGGTGGAGGGTGTTGTGGATGCTGGCACCCTCCGGGTCTCCCGGGACTCGGAGCTTTTCCGTGCCCTCAACATGCACTATAACAAGGGGAACGACTTTgag GTGCCGGGGCGGTTCCTGGAGGTGGCCAGCCTGACGCTCCGGGAGTTCTTCAGTGCCATCAGGGCGGGCAAGGACGCTGACCCCTCCTGGAAGAAACCCATTTACAAAATCATTTCCAAACTGGACAGCAACATCCCGGAAGGGTTCAAAGCCGCTGGCTGCTCCCAGGAACTGCTCCGCAGCTGA